Proteins encoded by one window of Rutidosis leptorrhynchoides isolate AG116_Rl617_1_P2 chromosome 7, CSIRO_AGI_Rlap_v1, whole genome shotgun sequence:
- the LOC139858405 gene encoding RHOMBOID-like protein 12, mitochondrial codes for MQKLFSLKLITKNPRKFASQSIRSNPISHHQAPNVPHHHHHNHGIYHYTTCSKPLQQTPTNCLMKVLSNPLLLRHFLPNGLSKLKSSSKLFVSDGGFGSLTAQFQRHGFQINQPISYQKTWLSQFRRRLTVDNTVIGLIVANVAVFLLWRVADRRFMVQNFMVQVDNFKSGRIHTMITAAFSHNEVGHIVSNMIGLYFFGKSIGHQFGPEFLIKLYLAGAFVGSAFYLVHHAFLSLQNKRMFERDPSKVPGLGASGAVNAILLLDIFLNPTKTIYLEFILPVPAILLGIFFIGHDMMRILEGNSQVSGSAHLGGAAVAVIAWARMRKGRF; via the exons ATGCAGAAGCTATTCTCCCTTAAACTAATCACCAAAAACCCAAGAAAATTTGCCTCACAATCCATACGATCAAACCCAATTTCCCACCACCAGGCCCCCAATGtgccccaccaccaccaccacaaccatgGAATCTATCACTACACCACTTGTTCAAAGCCGTTGCAGCAAACGCCCACCAACTGTTTGATGAAAGTCCTTTCAAATCCACTTCTTTTGAGGCATTTTTTGCCTAATGGGCTTTCGAAACTGAAAAGTTCAAGCAAGTTATTTGTGAGTGATGGAGGGTTTGGGTCTCTAACAGCTCAATTTCAAAGACATGGTTTTCAAATCAATCAACCGATTAGTTACCAAAAAACTTG GTTGTCACAGTTTAGAAGGAGACTCACAGTTGATAATACAGTAATAGGATTGATTGTAGCAAATGTGGCTGTGTTTCTGTTGTGGAGAGTTGCTGACCGTAGGTTCATGGTGCAGAATTTCATG GTACAAGTTGACAACTTTAAAAGTGGACGGATCCATACTATGATAACTGCTGCTTTCAGTCATAATGAAGTTGGCCATATTGTCTCCAACATGATTGGGCTATATTTTTTCGGTAAAAGT ATTGGACACCAATTTGGGCCTGAATTTCTGATTAAGTTGTACCTAGCTGGGGCCTTTGTTGGTTCAGCCTTTTATTTGGTGCACCATGCTTTTCTGTCCTTACAG AATAAGCGAATGTTTGAACGGGACCCTTCAAAAGTTCCGGGTCTG GGGGCAAGTGGTGCAGTAAATGCTATTTTGTTGCTTGATATATTCCTTAACCCAACAAAAACTATATATCTCGAGTTCATACTACCAGTCCCTGCTATCTTACTG GGGATATTTTTTATTGGACATGATATGATGAGAATATTAGAG